One part of the Macrobrachium rosenbergii isolate ZJJX-2024 chromosome 3, ASM4041242v1, whole genome shotgun sequence genome encodes these proteins:
- the LOC136851784 gene encoding uncharacterized protein in mobD 3'region-like yields MTVARCSGVHPTVVKCSGVHLTVVSCSGVHLTVVRCSGVHLTVVRCSGVHLTVVRCSGVHLTVVRCSGVHLTVVRCSGVHLTVVRCSGVHLTVVRCSGVHLTVVRCSGVHLTVVRCSGVHLTRVHLTVLECSDVHPTVVKCSDIHLTVVKCSDVHLTVVKCSDVHLTVVKCSDVHLTVLKCSDVHLNVAHQRLFSEEPVTP; encoded by the exons ATGACTGTTGCTAGATGTTCAGGTGTTCATCCGACTGTTGTTAAATGTTCAGGTGTTCATCTGACAGTTGTTAGCTGTTCAGGTGTTCATCTGACAGTTGTTAGATGTTCAGGTGTTCATCTGACAGTTGTTAGATGTTCAGGTGTTCATCTGACAGTTGTTAGATGTTCAGGTGTTCATCTGACCGTTGTTAGATGTTCAGGTGTTCATCTGACAGTTGTTAGATGTTCAGGTGTTCATCTGACAGTTGTTAGATGTTCAGGTGTTCATCTGACCGTTGTTAGATGTTCAGGTGTTCATCTGACAGTTGTTAGATGTTCAGGTGTTCATCTGACAGTTGTTAGATGTTCAGGTGTTCATCTGACTC GTGTTCACCTGACTGTTCTTGAATGTTCAGATGTTCATCCGACTGTTGTTAAATGTTCAGATATTCATCTGACTGTTGTTAAATGTTCGGATGTTCATCTGACTGTTGTTAAATGTTCAGATGTTCATCTGACTGTTGTTAAATGTTCAGACGTTCATCTGACTGTTCTTAAATGTTCAGATGTTCATCTGAATGTCGCTCATCAAAGGTTGTTCAGTGAGGAACCTGTTACACCTTGA